In a single window of the Oncorhynchus keta strain PuntledgeMale-10-30-2019 unplaced genomic scaffold, Oket_V2 Un_contig_1254_pilon_pilon, whole genome shotgun sequence genome:
- the LOC127917968 gene encoding attractin-like, which produces MDGAIRRPASILTSGLVEVGVRASMLQTLLVFSAFGLLLGLPAVTEATECDKPCVNGQCNTSTGNCVCSPGWVGDQCQHCGGRFRLTGPSGFLTDGPGNYKYKTKCTWLIEGRSV; this is translated from the exons ATGGACGGGGCGATACGGCGGCCGGCCAGCATCCTGACTAGCGGGCTGGTGGAGGTTGGTGTCCGGGCCTCGATGCTCCAAACACTGCTCGTTTTCTCCGCTTTCGGGCTGCTCCTTGGACTGCCCGCTGTCACCGAGGCGACAGAATGCGACAAACCGTGCGTGAATGGGCAATGCAACACGTCTACGGGCAACTGTGTGTGCAGCCCCGGCTGGGTCGGGGACCAATGCCAACACTGCGGAGGAAGGTTCAG GCTGACGGGTCCCTCAGGGTTCCTGACAGACGGACCAGGGAACTACAAGTACAAGACCAAGTGCACCTGGCTCATTGAGGGAAGGTCAGTTTAA